The DNA window CACACCCCTCCGCTGACGTCTCGCAACTGTCGACCGCAATTGTTCGAGGAGCCTACGAGTATCAGGGTCAGAAATGCTCTGCCTCGTCCCGGCTCTACGTTCCCCGCTCTCTTTGGCCAGAGGTGCGCGATGAAGTCGGTACACACCTGGACGACATCAGCATGGGACCACCGGAGGACTTCACCAACTTCGTCAATGCTGTTATCGACCAGCGGGCATACGACAAGATTGTTGGCTACATCGAAGACGCCCGAGAAGACGAGAATGCTGAGATTGTGTTCGGGGGCAACTACGACGACTCGACCGGCTACTTCATCGAGCCCACACTCATCCGAGCGCTCGACCCGAAGCAAACGACCATGAAGGAGGAAATCTTCGGACCGGTCACCACCGTGTACGTTTACCCCGACGAGGAGTACGCCTCCACCCTTTCCCTCGTCGACGAGACCTCGCCGTACGGCCTCACCGGATCGATCTTCGCCTCCAACCGAACCGCAATCAAACTCGCAAGCGATGTCCTCGAACAGGCTGCCGGCAACTTCTATATCAACGACAAGCCGACTGGCGCCGTAGTGGGGCAGCAGCCCTTTGGTGGCGCACGACGCTCCGGCACGAACGACAAGGCCGGCTCCATCTTCAATCTGGAGCGCTGGGTCTCCCCCCGGGCGATAAAGGAAAACCTCAATCCGCCCACCAATTATGAGTACGAGTGGAATCAGCCGGACGCAGCTGACGAACCGGCGATTCGCACCGAGGCTGGAGACGGATCAATCGCCTCCTAACTGTTCATCGGGGGGAATTCCCCCGTGCATTCTGCTGCTGAGCCTTTTTGCTGTGCACACTGTCTTTCAGAGCATTCACCATCCGGAAGACACCCCCAGCAGCCTAGTGTATGCCCGCGCCCTGGTTGCCCCAATTGGGGCCTGCACAACGCCCGTAATGATTGGGGCCGCTGCTACTGCCCTTCAGGGGCAACCGGTGTGGGCATACTTGGTCTGGGGCTTTCCTGCGGCGCTCCTCGTCGCGTCCGTTTGGACCCAGTTTGCGTTGTCCACGACGGCCGCCGAGGTGCATCTAAAACCAGGACAATGTGCCATTCGAAGTGTCCAGGAGGTCCTACGGGACGCACCACCTGAATTCCATCCTCTGTTCAACGTTCGGACGACGCCCTCGCGCATTGAAATTGCCTTGGGATGGGATACACAAATCTGTGCACGCTCAGACTGGCCGGAATATGGGAAACTCCGCGACGCTGCACAGCACGCTGTTGATAGTCATTCCGACCCTGTGGATACTACTCCTGGTTGAGGTGTTTGGTGTTTTAATTTGCTAACTTGCAATAACGGAAACAGACCGGCACTTCACAGTTTCCGCTCTTTTCTTTCGGTCAGGCGACCCCACTCCTGCCAATGCCTCGTATTGAATTGGACTCTACGTCAAAACGGCCTGTTCGCGAACAGTTGATCGAGCAGCTGCGCTACCTCATCGCTACAGGCCACTACCAGGTAAACGACACTCTTCCGTCCACTCGGACCTTGGGGGATCAGCTTGATATCTCCTTCCATACCGTCCGAAAAGCCTACCAGGAGCTGGAAGAAGAAGGTCTCCTCGAAGCGAAAGTCGGAAGCGGATACACCGTCCAGGAACGAACGCCCCTCGCGAAGAGCGAACGCATCGAACGCGGCGCAAAAGTCGTGAATGAGACGCTCCAAACGCTGGTGGGACTGGGCCTGAGTGAAGCAGAGATCGAGGCCCTTTTCCAGGAACAAGCCAATCTGCTGGATCACAGTAATTTAGAGCGCAAGCTCGTGGTGGTGGGCCCTCATCCGGAGCTGAATGCCATGTATGCTGAGCAGCTCCGTTCGGCTCTGCAGCAGTCCGTACGTCCCATCTCCCTCTCACAGCTAGAGCGACACCAAGACGCAGATTACGCCTTTGCTCCGTACCCGTTCTTATCAGAAGTGCTCCGAAATCTACCGCGGGGAGACACCCTGGGATTCGTCACACACGTGCCGTCTCGTGTACTGGAGCGAACGGCCCGTCTCTTGGACCGGGAAGCACTGGGGCTCGTGACCCGATACCGTGACACCATTCCTCCTCTTTCTGAAGAGCTCCGAACCGACACTGCGTATGGGGGCCAGGTGATTGCCGCCTCCATCGAAGAAGGTGTCGAACATCTCCCCAACGTAATAGAACAGACGGACCTTCTACTGTACACGCCCGAAAGCAAGCGACGCCTGCTTCCGTTCCTCGGAGACAATGAAGACCTGGATGCCGTCGAGCTCGAGATGATCGTCAGTTCGGACTCGATAGACGCAATTGGCGAGTCGGTCCCTGCATAGAGGCGAGAGAATACAGCGACAGAACGGCCGTATCAGGATTGGTTCTCGGTCGCAGACGACTCGTCCTCCTCTTCTGCTCGGGCCTGTGCATCTTCCTTGGGCTCCTCGGTCTGCTCAGGGTCGGACCCCCCCTGTCCATTCCCCACCGCAGACGGCGACATGTCGTGCGTAATCGTCCCCTCCGTCGCCTCCGCGTGCTCGGCACGGTAGTGGGGAGACGCTTCGGCCAATTCGGGCCGGGGCTCACGGGGATCGCGAAGGCCCGGCGTTCGATCAAGATTCTCAGTCTCGGGCTCTTCTTCCTCTCCCCAGGGTCCGTCTTCTACCTCCACCGATACCCCGTCGTACGGTTCTTCCCCGACCACGGAGACAACGGTTGGGGACTCTTCCTCTTCCTGTTCGTCCTCCTGATCGGGATACTTGACCCGCACGTGATAAATCCCGAGCAGCATCTTCAGGAAGGTATCCTTTATCTGACGAAGGTCCCGGAAGGTCAGATCCGTATTGTCGAGTTGCCCGTCCTCGATCCGCTCCTGGAAGATAAGATCGATGAGCGATTTCAGGCGGTTGTGCGTCGGGTCATCGAGACTCCGGCTCGCAGCCTCTACCGAGTCGGCTAGCATGAGAATTCCGGTTTCCTTCGAATCCGGCTTCGGACCCGGATATCGGAACTCCGACTCCAACACTGGGGAGTCGTTCTCGTCTGCATTTCCAACCGCCTTTCGGTAAAAGTATTCAATCCGGGCCGTCCCGTGGTGCATCGGAATGAATTTTAGCACGCGCTCCGGAAGATTGTACTCTTTCCCCATCTCAAGCCCCTCTTTAACGTGGCTCGCGATGATGAGCGCGCTCATGCGCGGCTTCAGCCGATCGTGGGGGTTAACGCCGGCACGCTGATTTTCCACGAAGTACTCCGCCTTCTGCTTTTTGCCGATGTCATGGTAGAGGGCTCCTACCCGTGTGAGCAACGTGTGGGCTCCAATCCGATCGGCAGCCGCTTCCGCCAAGTTGGCCACCTGGAGGGAGTGGTTAAAGGATCCGGGTGCCCGCAAACTCAGATCTTTTAGGAGCGTGTTGTTCGTATCCGAAAGCTCCAGGAGCGTCAGGTCCGTCGTGATGTCGAACGTTCGCTCCAGCGCCCAGAGGAAGAGTGAGGCCGTAATGGTGAACGAGGACCCAATGGCCGCAAAAATAAGCTCACGGCCGTACAACATACTGGGCGTTCCCAGGTACAGCCAACTCGCTGTTAGAACCAGCAGGTACCCAAAAAAGACCAGTCCGGCACTCACAAAGAACTGCCCGCGATTCTTGATGTCCCGTACACTAAAGATGCCGAATGCCCCGGCAAAGAAGCTGGCAAGCGTATACTCCAGGTCCAAGCCCAGCATTTGTCCCCCGGTGAAGGCAAGAACCAGAGTCCCGAATAGCCCAATGCGTGAATTGAAAACAATGGTCAGGAGAACCGACGCCAGTGCGACCGGAACCGCATAGAGATTCACCCAAGACACACGCACCCCCACCCCGAAGAGAACGACAATGAACCCCAGGAGCAAGGTAATCAGGATCATGTCCCGATCCTCGCGCCAGATGTCAAGGCGAAGCAAGTAGAGATAAAAGAAGAAGAAGCAGAAGCCCAGCAGAGCAAACAAGCCCTCCCCGAGGATCTGCTTCCACACAATGGCCGAAGCCATACGCTCATTTCGAACCCGTTCCAGGGAGGTGAGCTGGCGCTTAATTTCGGCCGTGACACGTCCTCCCTTTTGAACAATCACCTCTCCCTTTTCCACACCGCCTTGAATTGACGTAACATTGCGGGCCCGACGGTTGCGCTCTTGCAGCGTCTCGGCGCGCATGTACTGCAAGGAGGGCTGGAAAATGCCCCGAAAAAAGGAAAACGCAATGTCCGCGTATGCCGGATTGTCCTGGAAGGTCTCCTGAAGCTGCTTCTCGACGTACTCGTACGCCTCATTCAACCCGTAGACGTTGTCCTTGTCGACCGATCGCTGAATTCGTTCTTCTTGGTTGCGGACGATAATAACATCCGTGGAGACCGAATCGCGAGAGCGGTCCATCACCCCAACATTGAGAAGCTGTGTGGCAAGCTGAAAGGCCTCTCCCAACAGCTCGTCATCAAGGGCTTGGTCGGAAGCCCCCGTATCGGCTCGCGATCCTTCACTCAAGCCCTGTACTCTCCTCACGTGCTGTTGGGTAAGCGTTTCCCAC is part of the Salinibacter sp. 10B genome and encodes:
- a CDS encoding GntR family transcriptional regulator, whose translation is MPRIELDSTSKRPVREQLIEQLRYLIATGHYQVNDTLPSTRTLGDQLDISFHTVRKAYQELEEEGLLEAKVGSGYTVQERTPLAKSERIERGAKVVNETLQTLVGLGLSEAEIEALFQEQANLLDHSNLERKLVVVGPHPELNAMYAEQLRSALQQSVRPISLSQLERHQDADYAFAPYPFLSEVLRNLPRGDTLGFVTHVPSRVLERTARLLDREALGLVTRYRDTIPPLSEELRTDTAYGGQVIAASIEEGVEHLPNVIEQTDLLLYTPESKRRLLPFLGDNEDLDAVELEMIVSSDSIDAIGESVPA
- a CDS encoding HDIG domain-containing metalloprotein, producing the protein MGLFDQLGWGRRTAQPVGHELETSGRSGEDSSRWQFWALRAGLLLFLIGITAAAFPRGEVYEYTVQVGDTWRQSTLEAPFDFPVYVDQERVEAKRDTVRQNTPPYFRELSNARQKVVENRDVLERQLDRILDAYASARYHRSQGEIAAAREDSARYVQYRRNAVVALPPNQWETLTQQHVRRVQGLSEGSRADTGASDQALDDELLGEAFQLATQLLNVGVMDRSRDSVSTDVIIVRNQEERIQRSVDKDNVYGLNEAYEYVEKQLQETFQDNPAYADIAFSFFRGIFQPSLQYMRAETLQERNRRARNVTSIQGGVEKGEVIVQKGGRVTAEIKRQLTSLERVRNERMASAIVWKQILGEGLFALLGFCFFFFYLYLLRLDIWREDRDMILITLLLGFIVVLFGVGVRVSWVNLYAVPVALASVLLTIVFNSRIGLFGTLVLAFTGGQMLGLDLEYTLASFFAGAFGIFSVRDIKNRGQFFVSAGLVFFGYLLVLTASWLYLGTPSMLYGRELIFAAIGSSFTITASLFLWALERTFDITTDLTLLELSDTNNTLLKDLSLRAPGSFNHSLQVANLAEAAADRIGAHTLLTRVGALYHDIGKKQKAEYFVENQRAGVNPHDRLKPRMSALIIASHVKEGLEMGKEYNLPERVLKFIPMHHGTARIEYFYRKAVGNADENDSPVLESEFRYPGPKPDSKETGILMLADSVEAASRSLDDPTHNRLKSLIDLIFQERIEDGQLDNTDLTFRDLRQIKDTFLKMLLGIYHVRVKYPDQEDEQEEEESPTVVSVVGEEPYDGVSVEVEDGPWGEEEEPETENLDRTPGLRDPREPRPELAEASPHYRAEHAEATEGTITHDMSPSAVGNGQGGSDPEQTEEPKEDAQARAEEEDESSATENQS